From Calditrichota bacterium, one genomic window encodes:
- a CDS encoding LOG family protein: MNKLKIIGVMGSGNDEHLEFSEPLGKWIAESGFHLLTGGGGSGVMQVVSKTFVETKKRSGLSLGVIPGKVENRKYKSHSGYPNPWIEVPLYTHLPFSGKKGTDPLSRNHINILSADYIVVLPGSYGTISEVELALQYNKPAVGFYKNFLLLTKMNIKIPHFNKLEEVSDYILKRIKI; the protein is encoded by the coding sequence ATGAATAAACTAAAAATAATCGGTGTTATGGGATCGGGTAATGACGAACACCTGGAATTCTCAGAACCTTTGGGAAAGTGGATTGCTGAATCGGGATTTCATCTGTTAACCGGTGGTGGTGGTAGTGGTGTAATGCAGGTTGTAAGTAAAACTTTCGTTGAAACAAAAAAACGTTCCGGGTTATCACTTGGCGTCATTCCGGGAAAAGTTGAAAACAGAAAGTATAAAAGTCACTCAGGCTATCCCAATCCATGGATTGAGGTTCCACTTTATACTCATCTTCCATTTAGCGGAAAAAAAGGAACTGATCCTTTGTCGCGTAACCATATAAATATTCTAAGCGCAGATTATATTGTTGTATTGCCGGGGAGTTATGGTACTATAAGCGAGGTTGAATTAGCTTTGCAATATAATAAACCAGCGGTAGGATTTTATAAGAATTTTCTGTTGTTAACGAAAATGAATATTAAAATACCTCATTTTAACAAATTGGAAGAGGTTTCAGATTATATACTTAAAAGAATAAAAATCTGA
- the gmhA gene encoding D-sedoheptulose 7-phosphate isomerase encodes MHETIEKQLLEHKSVLEKTTEILAQEIEKASILAVETIQSGNKIMFCGNGGSASDAQHLAAELSGRFVRERKGLPGLALTTDASVLTSVSNDFGFEFVFSRQVEAIASKGDLLIGISTSGNSANVINALKMAKKLGCKTLGFSGNKGGKFSGECDLNLIVPSDVTARIQEMHILIGHIICQAIDDAFC; translated from the coding sequence ATGCATGAAACGATAGAAAAACAACTGCTTGAACATAAATCTGTTTTGGAAAAAACAACAGAAATACTTGCTCAGGAAATTGAAAAAGCCTCGATTCTCGCTGTTGAGACAATTCAATCCGGAAATAAAATTATGTTTTGCGGAAATGGTGGTAGTGCCTCGGATGCTCAGCATTTGGCTGCGGAGCTTAGCGGGCGTTTTGTAAGGGAAAGAAAAGGTTTGCCAGGGCTGGCATTAACAACCGATGCATCTGTCTTAACATCTGTTTCAAATGATTTTGGCTTTGAATTTGTCTTCTCCAGGCAGGTTGAAGCAATTGCATCAAAAGGTGATTTGCTGATTGGTATTTCAACCTCCGGAAACAGCGCCAACGTTATCAACGCGCTTAAAATGGCAAAAAAACTTGGCTGCAAAACGCTTGGTTTTAGTGGCAATAAGGGCGGCAAATTTAGCGGTGAGTGTGATTTGAATTTAATTGTTCCATCAGATGTAACAGCACGAATTCAAGAAATGCATATTTTAATTGGTCATATAATCTGCCAGGCCATTGATGATGCTTTTTGCTAG
- a CDS encoding NUDIX hydrolase yields the protein MKNPWKKISTKEIYKNDWIRLREDKVINPSGNNGIYSVVEAKPAIGIVPITHDLQTYLVGQFRYPLGEYSWEIPEGGGLHGEDTLIGAKRELREETGLTAKRWTFLNTLYTSNCFTDEVGYVYLAEDLEQGESDPDDTEDLIIKKLPFEEAWQMVLNTEIKDALAVIGLMRAYNYLRKNNRINF from the coding sequence ATGAAAAATCCCTGGAAAAAAATCAGCACAAAAGAAATTTATAAAAATGATTGGATACGTCTGCGTGAAGATAAGGTAATCAATCCATCGGGAAACAATGGTATTTACAGTGTTGTTGAGGCAAAACCTGCAATCGGAATTGTACCGATCACTCATGACTTGCAGACATACCTGGTTGGCCAGTTTCGCTATCCACTAGGCGAGTACTCCTGGGAAATACCTGAAGGCGGAGGATTACACGGAGAGGATACTTTAATAGGCGCTAAGCGTGAGTTGCGTGAAGAAACTGGGTTGACAGCAAAAAGATGGACTTTTCTTAACACCCTTTATACAAGTAATTGTTTTACAGATGAAGTAGGATACGTTTATCTTGCTGAAGATTTAGAACAAGGTGAATCTGACCCGGATGACACAGAAGACCTAATCATAAAAAAACTGCCTTTTGAAGAAGCATGGCAAATGGTTTTAAATACAGAAATTAAAGACGCTCTTGCAGTGATTGGGTTGATGCGGGCTTATAACTATTTGCGGAAAAATAACCGGATTAACTTTTAA
- the larC gene encoding nickel pincer cofactor biosynthesis protein LarC has product MKIIYFDCFSGISGDMLLGAFIDAGLNQELLTELPEKLNLPQVKVTINKVLKNGLSATKVDVTFPEEQVHRHLADIEKIIDAADLPDPVKIISKKIFLNLAKAEARVHGTDVDQIHFHEVGALDAIADITGVALGFHELQIDQAFCSKISVGGGLVKIAHGTYPVPAPATAYLLEGFMLNQGPVDKELVTPTGAAVLATLCEQTEIPSFHLKATGYGAGTAEFKDTPNVLRVQLGEIQKSTNLESDEILQIECNIDDLNPQIYPYLIEQVLQAGAVEAFVTPVVMKKGRPGHLFSILCADENEQDILNIIFKETTSIGVRKQKLTRSILKRRVTDLKTSFGIIKVKEITLPDGSIKRTPEFEDCKKVALETGEALMDIQKKLIEEINKT; this is encoded by the coding sequence ATGAAAATTATTTACTTTGACTGTTTTAGCGGTATAAGCGGAGACATGCTTCTTGGTGCTTTTATTGATGCTGGTCTTAATCAAGAGTTATTAACCGAATTACCGGAAAAACTCAATCTTCCACAAGTTAAAGTTACAATCAACAAAGTCCTTAAAAATGGATTAAGTGCTACAAAGGTTGATGTAACGTTTCCCGAAGAACAGGTACACCGACATCTTGCTGATATTGAAAAAATAATTGATGCTGCGGATTTACCTGATCCTGTAAAAATCATATCAAAAAAGATATTTTTAAATCTTGCTAAAGCAGAAGCCCGCGTGCATGGAACAGATGTTGACCAAATTCATTTTCATGAAGTAGGTGCTTTAGATGCAATCGCTGATATTACCGGAGTAGCGTTGGGTTTTCACGAATTGCAAATTGATCAGGCTTTTTGTAGCAAAATATCAGTGGGTGGTGGACTTGTCAAAATTGCTCACGGAACTTATCCGGTTCCTGCACCGGCAACTGCATATTTATTAGAAGGTTTTATGCTTAACCAAGGCCCTGTTGATAAAGAGCTTGTGACGCCAACCGGAGCAGCTGTTTTAGCTACTTTGTGTGAACAAACTGAAATCCCTTCTTTCCATTTAAAGGCAACAGGATATGGAGCTGGTACTGCTGAATTTAAGGACACCCCAAATGTTTTGAGAGTCCAGTTAGGAGAAATACAAAAAAGCACTAATTTAGAATCTGATGAAATTCTTCAAATTGAGTGTAATATTGATGATTTAAACCCTCAAATTTATCCTTATTTGATTGAGCAAGTTTTACAAGCCGGGGCGGTAGAAGCATTTGTTACACCGGTTGTAATGAAAAAGGGCAGACCGGGACATTTGTTTTCGATTCTATGTGCAGATGAAAATGAACAGGATATTTTAAATATCATTTTTAAAGAAACAACTTCGATCGGGGTTCGCAAACAAAAATTAACACGATCAATTTTAAAGCGCAGGGTTACCGATCTTAAAACATCTTTTGGTATTATAAAGGTAAAAGAAATTACTTTGCCGGATGGAAGTATAAAAAGAACTCCGGAATTTGAGGATTGTAAAAAGGTGGCTTTGGAAACTGGGGAAGCCTTGATGGACATACAAAAAAAACTAATTGAAGAAATAAACAAAACTTGA